One Brachybacterium kimchii genomic window carries:
- a CDS encoding MazG nucleotide pyrophosphohydrolase domain-containing protein, producing MSTDQPEDRGTARGSELLRAVAVMDALRAPDGDAWSALQTHHSLARYLLEETHEVLEAIEERTDGTGPSAAGHLPDELGDLLFQILFHARLGQEEDPAWDVDDVARAFVEKMERRNPHVFGADREDALGDRGDVEQIIAQWHAVKAQERAEEDGPHGSDAAGALPTAWFEGIPHALPALQAAAKSVHRSRSDGRIDELTAAAETAASAPDGEDWGADIALRLLDVVREAEARDVDPESALRTLLTRARDRSR from the coding sequence GTGAGCACTGACCAGCCGGAGGACCGGGGCACGGCGCGGGGGAGCGAGCTGCTGCGCGCCGTCGCCGTGATGGACGCCCTGCGCGCCCCCGACGGGGACGCCTGGAGCGCCCTGCAGACCCATCACTCTCTCGCCCGCTACCTCCTCGAGGAGACCCACGAGGTCCTCGAGGCGATCGAGGAGAGGACCGACGGGACGGGCCCGTCCGCCGCGGGTCATCTGCCCGACGAGCTCGGCGACCTGCTCTTCCAGATCCTCTTCCACGCCCGTCTCGGGCAGGAGGAGGACCCCGCCTGGGACGTCGACGACGTGGCCCGCGCCTTCGTCGAGAAGATGGAGCGGCGCAACCCGCACGTCTTCGGCGCGGACCGCGAGGACGCGCTCGGGGACCGCGGCGACGTCGAGCAGATCATCGCCCAGTGGCACGCCGTGAAGGCGCAGGAGCGGGCGGAGGAGGACGGGCCGCACGGCTCCGACGCGGCAGGCGCCCTCCCCACCGCCTGGTTCGAGGGCATCCCGCACGCCCTGCCCGCGCTGCAGGCAGCGGCCAAGAGCGTCCACAGATCGCGGTCCGACGGGCGGATCGACGAGCTCACCGCTGCCGCGGAGACCGCCGCGTCGGCCCCGGACGGCGAGGACTGGGGCGCGGACATCGCCCTGCGGCTGCTCGACGTGGTGCGCGAGGCCGAGGCCCGCGACGTCGACCCCGAATCCGCGCTGCGCACCCTGCTCACGCGCGCCCGCGACCGCTCGCGCTGA
- the eno gene encoding phosphopyruvate hydratase codes for MALIDAVLSREILDSRGNPTVEVEVLLDDGTFARAEVPSGASTGQFEAVELRDGDKGRYLGKGVTKAVQAVVDSLGPEVVGLDAQEQRAIDQAMIEADGTANKGTLGANAILGVSLAVARAAADSSALPLYQYVGGPNAHVLPVPMMNILNGGSHADSNVDIQEFMIAPIGASSFVEAVRMGAEVYHALKAVLKERGLSTGLGDEGGFAPNLESNRAALDLILEAIRNAGYAPGTDVALALDVAASEFFEDGSYAFEGGKKSSQELIDYYTELVDAYPLVSIEDPLDEEDWDGWKAITDALGDKVQIVGDDLFVTNPERLGKGIDLGAANALLVKVNQIGSLTETLDAVDLAHRSGYRCMMSHRSGETEDTTIADLAVAVNCGQIKSGAPARGERVNKYNQLIRIEEELGEAATYAGASAFPRFSA; via the coding sequence ATGGCTCTCATCGACGCCGTCCTGTCCCGCGAGATCCTCGACTCGCGAGGCAACCCCACCGTCGAGGTCGAGGTGCTGCTCGACGACGGCACCTTCGCCCGCGCCGAGGTGCCCTCCGGCGCCTCCACCGGCCAGTTCGAGGCCGTCGAGCTGCGCGACGGCGACAAGGGCCGCTACCTCGGCAAGGGCGTGACCAAGGCCGTCCAGGCCGTCGTCGACTCCCTGGGCCCGGAGGTCGTGGGACTGGACGCGCAGGAGCAGCGCGCCATCGACCAGGCCATGATCGAGGCGGACGGCACCGCCAACAAGGGCACCCTGGGCGCGAACGCGATCCTCGGCGTCTCCCTCGCGGTCGCCCGCGCCGCCGCCGACTCCTCGGCCCTCCCGCTCTACCAGTACGTCGGCGGCCCGAACGCCCACGTGCTCCCCGTCCCGATGATGAACATCCTCAACGGCGGGTCCCACGCGGACTCCAACGTCGACATCCAGGAGTTCATGATCGCGCCGATCGGTGCGAGCAGCTTCGTCGAGGCCGTCCGCATGGGCGCCGAGGTGTACCACGCGCTCAAGGCCGTCCTCAAGGAGCGCGGCCTGTCCACGGGCCTCGGCGACGAGGGCGGCTTCGCGCCGAACCTCGAGTCCAACCGTGCGGCGCTCGACCTCATCCTCGAGGCGATCCGCAACGCGGGCTACGCCCCCGGCACCGACGTGGCGCTCGCGCTCGACGTCGCCGCCTCCGAGTTCTTCGAGGACGGCTCCTACGCCTTCGAGGGCGGCAAGAAGTCCAGCCAGGAGCTCATCGACTACTACACCGAGCTCGTGGACGCCTACCCGCTGGTCTCCATCGAGGACCCGCTGGACGAGGAGGACTGGGACGGCTGGAAGGCCATCACCGACGCCCTGGGCGACAAGGTCCAGATCGTGGGCGACGACCTCTTCGTCACCAACCCCGAGCGCCTGGGCAAGGGCATCGACCTCGGCGCCGCCAACGCGCTGCTGGTCAAGGTCAACCAGATCGGCTCGCTCACCGAGACCCTCGACGCGGTCGACCTCGCGCACCGCAGCGGCTACCGCTGCATGATGTCGCACCGCTCGGGCGAGACCGAGGACACCACGATCGCCGACCTCGCGGTCGCCGTGAACTGCGGCCAGATCAAGTCCGGCGCCCCCGCCCGCGGCGAGCGCGTGAACAAGTACAACCAGCTGATCCGCATCGAGGAGGAGCTGGGCGAGGCCGCGACCTACGCCGGCGCCTCGGCGTTCCCGCGGTTCTCCGCCTGA
- a CDS encoding FtsB family cell division protein, with product MTARRPGAPRSTGRPVAASGGRRGDRARASGDRRPGSASSRPASASRPRSVPRGTDPADEPDGPVITITRRALILIAVIVVALATLVPTLNTFIAQRQELASLQDQVSDQRDEVADLQTQVDRWDDPNYVAAQARERLLYAMPGETQYRLMDSSGNDVPLTEAQQKQAEASSGDWYTTLWSSVEGASRADPGTTSVSPADGRADDPQAPGTGKNNGSGASDAGGDADSPSDQDDE from the coding sequence ATGACTGCACGACGACCGGGCGCCCCGCGATCCACGGGACGCCCGGTCGCCGCGTCCGGGGGCCGGCGCGGCGATCGCGCCCGCGCCTCCGGCGATCGGCGACCGGGCAGCGCCTCCTCGCGCCCCGCCTCCGCCTCCCGCCCGCGCAGCGTGCCCCGCGGCACGGATCCGGCCGACGAGCCCGACGGCCCGGTCATCACGATCACGCGTCGGGCGCTCATCCTCATCGCGGTGATCGTCGTGGCACTCGCCACTCTCGTGCCGACGCTCAACACCTTCATCGCCCAGCGCCAGGAGCTCGCCTCCCTCCAGGACCAGGTCTCCGACCAGCGGGACGAGGTCGCCGATCTCCAGACGCAGGTCGACCGCTGGGACGACCCGAACTACGTGGCCGCCCAGGCCCGCGAGCGCCTGCTCTACGCGATGCCGGGGGAGACGCAGTACCGGCTCATGGACTCCTCGGGGAACGACGTCCCGCTCACGGAGGCCCAGCAGAAGCAGGCGGAGGCCTCCTCCGGCGACTGGTACACGACCCTGTGGAGCAGCGTCGAGGGCGCGAGCCGCGCCGACCCCGGCACCACGTCGGTCTCGCCCGCCGACGGCAGGGCCGACGACCCGCAGGCCCCCGGCACGGGCAAGAACAACGGATCCGGCGCCTCCGACGCGGGCGGCGACGCCGACTCACCCAGCGACCAGGACGACGAGTGA